The genomic stretch GCGTGGTACATAGTCTATCAATGGGTACCCGCTATGTAAGTCAGCGAAATACTTTATCGGGTAATATAGGGATAACGAGATCACAGACAGGCAGTGTAGACTTAAAAAATTATTTTATTACTACCGGTCTGCGCCATATGTTTTCACCTTTTACCCAATGTGAGGCCAGCGTTGGATGGGATATAATTGATCATGAAATAGTGGGGCATACATCAAATTTACGAGGAGCATTGAGATGTTCTACAATGTCTGAATTCCTCACATATAATATCGGCTACTCAAGGGAATTGAATGCCGGGAGCGGTGTCAGTACATCTCCGGTTGTGTCACAAATAGTCAATATAAACATCGGAGGTAGGCATACAAGACACCTCTCCTCGAGCATACGGGCCAATTATGCGGAGAATAATTCACTTCGCGGTGATCAGGTGGATATTAAATCATTCAACATTTCTGCCGGGGCTTTTTATACCATCAGGGCCTGGTTGGAAGGCTCATTGTCAGTTTCACACTTTAGACAGGATTCAGAAGTTACCTCTGCTCAGGATATTAAGCGAAATCTGATAATGTTGCAATTAGCAGCATCATGGGGTACATGACTTCGTTATTTGTATTTGCGTAAGACAAAAAAATATCCTAAGTGACGGAAAATTTGACAGTATACTTTTTGACGTAACTCATTGAAAGATTACCCAATTCCTTAGTTATAAACAAAGTAAGACAAGTAACTACCTCTAAAATACCCGAAAAAGCGACAAAATATTTAACAGTTCCTGAAATTCAGGGGTGGTAAGTTTTTAACAAGAATAGGATAATAATGATATAATTCTATATTATCAAATAGTTACAATCTATTTTACTTTAATTATATTTATTGGCATTCTTTTTGCTTCATTATAATGCATGTGATATTTGATGGCCTCGCAATAAATCGTCATTAAATAACTTTTATGCATCGTAGGAGGACAATCATGAAGAAGGTAATTTGGCTCATAGCGGCTGCGCTAATTATAATGTATAATTTACCAAATGCCTGGGCCGTACCGACCCTTGGTGTTGCAACAGATGGCCCTTATTATAGCACCGAATCGGCCATTACTAACTATCAGGATGACTGGACAACAACAATCCTTCCAAAGGGGCCAAACCAACAGGAGGGGTTTGCTATCGGAAGTGGAGATAAGCTATACCTTTGGGTTACTGATCAAGGTGAGGATGCTGACGAGTTAGACATGAATTATATTTACCATACAAATATTTATCTGCTGACAGATGCCACGGCCCAGAACGGGGGATCGAATCCAGTTCCGATCACTGATGTAAGTTTTAATGGTAGTTCGTTGTCGGGTACCTTCTCAAATCAGGTTGATGGTTATAAACCGACACCATATTCAGGAATTAACCTTGGGCCGGTTCTCGATGAATTTAATTTACTCAACCCGGGCTGGCAACTCCTTGCAGATGTCAATCCTGGAGCCAATGGCTATCCAGGGACAACCTACATTTATACCGGCATCATACAGTTTAACGGTGCACTGGACGGATTTGACCACTTTTTTACATTTGCTGATAAAGGTGGAGATGGAACGTACAGTAATGGTGATGATAGATTTTCTCCCCAGACGACCAGTGGTGTAGGTGTCCCGGTTCCTGAACCTTCAACCTTACTTCTCCT from Nitrospirota bacterium encodes the following:
- a CDS encoding PEP-CTERM sorting domain-containing protein; its protein translation is MNYIYHTNIYLLTDATAQNGGSNPVPITDVSFNGSSLSGTFSNQVDGYKPTPYSGINLGPVLDEFNLLNPGWQLLADVNPGANGYPGTTYIYTGIIQFNGALDGFDHFFTFADKGGDGTYSNGDDRFSPQTTSGVGVPVPEPSTLLLLGSGLVALGVIKRRKR